One genomic window of Paramormyrops kingsleyae isolate MSU_618 chromosome 20, PKINGS_0.4, whole genome shotgun sequence includes the following:
- the LOC140581306 gene encoding speedy protein A-like — protein MARCAHFRRQHLIQQEAQDPSRQDCSGPEQQEESLTCWGPSIIVEQQEMAAFFTLLDDDLIQDFLCMDSCYKMTDKYLLAMTFVYFRRAHFTPSEQTRMNFFIALYLANMMEEEEMGTRFEIFPWALGETWRSQFPTFLKKKDQLWARMEYRTAVSPRCCEEVMAIVPSHSLWKRERPEHHSGAQRHYGREGLQRPRGPSAAPIACTLCDRRTTQEPCASEHAGSPESSAQGGEAEEDGALVRINEERRGSKRTWDGQLKDHSCCPDPLEGPSHPDPRGRPQDLGFPSGAHVGALVPGWIVVQPGFYMIQPHFWIPASWPGLPAPQP, from the exons ATGGCGAGGTGCGCGCACTTCAGGCGCCAGCACCTCATTCAGCAGGAGGCACAAGATCCGTCCAGGCAAGACTGCAGCGGCCCAGAGCAGCAGGAGGAATCCCTGACATGCTGGGGTCCCTCCATCATCGTGGAGCAGCAGGAAATGGCTGCTTTCTTCACACTGCTAG ATGATGATCTGATCCAGGATTTCCTCTGCATGGACTCCTGCTATAAGATGACTGACAAG TACCTTCTGGCGATGACCTTCGTTTACTTCAGGAGAGCTCACTTCACTCCTAGTGAGCAGACGAGGATGAACTTCTTCATCGCCCT CTATCTTGCTAACAtgatggaggaggaagagatgggAACCAGGTTCGAGATCTTCCCCTGGGCCTTGGGTGAAACCTGGAGAAGTCAGTTTCCCACCTTCCTCAAGAAGAAGGACCAGCTCTGGGCACGGATGGAGTACAGGACTGCTGTCAGCCCCCGCTGCTGTGAGGAG GTGATGGCCATCGTACCCTCCCACTCTCTGTGGAAGCGGGAGCGCCCCGAACATCACAGCGGGGCTCAGCGGCACTACGGCAGGGAGGGCCTTCAGCGGCCCCGGGGCCCATCTGCTGCACCCATCGCCTGCACGCTCTGCGACAGGAGGACCACCCAGGAACCTTGTGCTTCTGAGCACGCAGGGAGCCCAGAGT CCAGCGCACAAGGCGGAGAAGCAGAAGAGGATGGAGCCCTGGTCCGGATCAATGAAGA AAGAAGAGGCTCAAAAAGAACATGGGATGGACAGCTGAAGGACCACAGTTGCTGCCCAGATCCACTGGAAGGTCCAAGTCATCCTGACCCTAGAGGAAGGCCTCAGGACCTTGGATTTCCCTCTGGGG CACACGTTGGAGCCCTCGTTCCAGGCTGGATCGTCGTGCAGCCGGGATTTTATATGATACAG CCCCATTTCTGGATCCCTGCTTCCTGGCCTGGGCTTCCAGCTCCTCAACCGTGA
- the LOC140581370 gene encoding speedy protein A-like, translated as MPCRHLSQQEAQGPSRQDYSDTEQQEESLTCWGPTIIIEQQEMAAFFTLLDDDLIQHFLRMDACYKMTDKYLLAMTFVYFRRAHFTPSEQTRMNFFIALYLVNMMEEEEMGTRFEIFPWALGETWRSQFPTFLKKKDQLWARMEYRTAVSPRCCEEVMAIVPSHSLWKRERPEHHSGAQRHYGREGFQRPWGPSALPIACTLCDRRTIQTQEPCASEHAGSPESSAQGREPEEDGALVQINEE; from the exons GTGCCGGCACCTCAGTCAGCAGGAGGCACAAGGTCCATCCAGACAGGACTACAGCGACACGGAGCAGCAAGAGGAATCCCTGACATGTTGGGGTCCCACCATCATCATCGAGCAGCAGGAAATGGCTGCTTTCTTCACACTGCTAG ATGATGACCTGATCCAGCATTTCCTTCGCATGGACGCCTGCTACAAGATGACCGACAAG TACCTTCTGGCGATGACCTTCGTCTACTTCAGGAGAGCTCACTTCACTCCTAGTGAGCAGACGAGGATGAACTTCTTCATCGCCCT GTATCTTGTTAACAtgatggaggaggaagagatgggAACCAGGTTCGAGATCTTCCCCTGGGCCTTGGGTGAAACCTGGAGAAGTCAGTTTCCCACCTTCCTCAAGAAGAAGGACCAGCTCTGGGCACGGATGGAGTACAGGACTGCTGTCAGCCCCCGCTGCTGTGAGGAG GTGATGGCCATCGTACCCTCCCACTCTCTGTGGAAGCGGGAGCGCCCCGAACATCACAGCGGGGCTCAGCGGCACTACGGCAGGGAGGGCTTTCAGCGGCCCTGGGGCCCATCTGCTCTACCCATCGCCTGCACGCTCTGCGACAGGAGGACCATCCAGACCCAGGAACCTTGTGCTTCTGAGCACGCAGGGAGCCCAGAGT CCAgtgcacaaggcagagaaccaGAAGAGGATGGAGCCCTGGTCCAGATCAATGAGGAGTAG